From Papilio machaon chromosome 2, ilPapMach1.1, whole genome shotgun sequence, the proteins below share one genomic window:
- the LOC106710882 gene encoding bromodomain-containing protein 7 — MDDVEKLSCKEEIVDLSDMEHSANDESKEFEEKSKKRKRRRREIDMIKLSDDDETDDEVSGKKMIRRMSPVPNSPASHREPRTCVLKASQKRRPLSRLLEQLLRNLEKRDPHQFFAWPVNDNFAPGYSSIIKRPMDFSTIKQKIDDNEYKSLNCFISDFKLMCNNAMKYNKPGTVYHKAARRLLHAGLKQLTPHKLRPLGDILTYMYEIPIRELGFDIGKMDVPLRTYGRKHKVLKRSSPIKSGGSEAEAVSDGGLERPDVDSGDCGDSLKIQMEAAREQHRKRLAKKAFPRMDSEGKTTLCLVTSTVEGGAGAGGEERPPTLAQYIGKLTQGTGTLHTPREDRRNLAKCVKPLNYGPFGSYAPAYDGTFATLTKDETHLVYHTLPYEMGQGNEELLRFAPDSPWTAIYDMEAMFPERRAQPEPAPTSDDNELSKVKVDVEELRSLAALGIDVDFLTDIEEDLAAAQHDYGISAALRHTHELILKLEKEQRERLSQPPPWHLSLCARAGAAERAAARALAGWLRGMLARVPPRHVAPTHALRKALGVTLEHLDTPLAVDDFELELPEGREVREVRDTSDPESRHSVSSQ; from the exons ATGGATGACGTTGAAAAATTAAGTTGCA aaGAGGAAATAGTAGATCTGAGTGACATGGAGCATTCTGCCAACGACGAGTCAAAGGAATTTGAGGAGaaatcaaaaaaaagaaagaggaGACGCCGTGAAATAGATATG atAAAGTTATCAGATGACGATGAAACAGATGATGAAGTTTCTGGAAAGAAGATGATAAGAAGGATGAGCCCAGTTCCCAATTCACCAGCCTCACACAGAGAGCCTCGGACTTGTGTGTTAAAG GCCAGTCAGAAGCGTCGTCCTTTGTCTCGTCTGCTGGAACAGTTGCTGAGGAACTTGGAGAAGCGAGACCCACACCAGTTTTTTGCATGGCCGGTTAACGACAACTTTGCACCTGGCTACTCCTCCATCATAAAGCGACCTATGGACTTCTCTACAATTAAACAGAAGATAGACGACAATGAGTACAAGTcactaaattgttttatt AGTGACTTCAAGTTGATGTGCAACAATGCAATGAAGTACAACAAGCCGGGCACGGTGTACCACAAGGCGGCGCGCAGGCTGCTGCATGCCGGCCTCAAGCAGCTGACGCCACACAAGCTGCGTCCGCTCGGGGACATCCTCACCTACATGTACGAGATACCCATCCGGGAGCTCGGCTTTGACATTGGCAAGATGGATGTT CCTCTTAGGACATACGGCCGAAAG CACAAAGTGCTGAAGCGCAGCAGCCCCATCAAGAGCGGCGGGTCGGAGGCCGAGGCGGTGTCCGACGGCGGGCTGGAGCGCCCCGACGTCGACAGCGGCGACTGCGGAGACAGCCTCAAGATACAGATGGAGGCCGCCAGGGAGCAGCACCGCAAACGGCTCGCCAAGAAAG catttCCGCGCATGGACAGCGAGGGCAAGACGACGCTGTGCCTGGTGACGAGCACGGTGGAGGGGGGCGCGGGCGCAGGCGGGGAGGAGCGCCCCCCCACACTGGCGCAGTACATCGGCAAGCTGACGCAGGGCACCGGCACATTGCACA CGCCTCGCGAGGACCGCCGCAACCTCGCCAAGTGCGTGAAGCCGCTCAACTACGGCCCCTTCGGCTCCTACGCGCCGGCATACGACGGCACCTTCGCAACACTCACCAAGGACGAGACGCACCTCGTCTACCACACGCTGC CGTACGAGATGGGTCAAGGTAACGAGGAGCTGCTGCGGTTCGCGCCGGACTCTCCATGGACCGCCATCTACGACATGGAGGCCATGTTCCCCGAGCGCAGGGCGCAGCCCGAGCCCGCACCGACATCTGACGATAAT GAGCTGTCGAAGGTGAAGGTGGACGTGGAGGAGCTGCGCAGCCTGGCGGCGCTGGGCATCGACGTGGACTTCCTCACCGACATCGAGGAGGACCTGGCGGCCGCTCAGCACGACTACGGCATCTCCGCCGCACTCAGACATACACACGAACTCATACTCAAACTCGAGAAGGAGCAGCGGGAAAG ACTGTCGCAGCCGCCGCCCTGGCACCTGTCGCTGTGCGCGCGCGCGGGCGCGGCGGagcgggcggcggcgcgcgcgctGGCGGGCTGGCTGCGCGGTATGCTGGCGCGAGTGCCGCCCAGACACGTCGCGCCCACGCACGCCCTCCGCAAGGCGCTCGGCGTCACACTAGAACATCTCG ACACGCCGCTGGCGGTTGACGACTTCGAGCTGGAGTTGCCGGAGGGTCGTGAGGTGCGGGAAGTCCGCGATACCTCAGACCCAGAGTCGCGTCACTCCGTCTCCAGTCAATAA